In Acidobacteriota bacterium, a genomic segment contains:
- a CDS encoding YkgJ family cysteine cluster protein has product MKKRLSAKRKSELCLICGKCCMSMTFFGGEVDDEARDEIHWMELHGLKIDYAEEQGRTEYYFTIPKRCDALQEIKTPSGATNYVCGVYETRPQMCRDYDGRMEGPQGVADCLWRLEDGAMPVPATNLVQLQSQSR; this is encoded by the coding sequence ATGAAAAAGCGATTGTCCGCAAAGCGAAAGTCCGAGCTGTGTTTGATCTGCGGCAAGTGCTGCATGTCGATGACCTTTTTCGGCGGCGAAGTTGATGACGAAGCTCGCGATGAGATTCATTGGATGGAGCTTCATGGATTGAAGATCGATTACGCCGAAGAGCAAGGGCGTACCGAGTACTACTTCACGATTCCGAAACGCTGCGACGCGCTCCAGGAGATCAAGACCCCGAGCGGCGCTACGAACTATGTCTGCGGCGTATACGAGACTCGCCCTCAGATGTGCCGCGACTATGACGGCCGCATGGAAGGCCCTCAAGGCGTTGCGGATTGTTTGTGGAGATTGGAAGACGGTGCGATGCCGGTGCCGGCGACTAACCTCGTTCAACTGCAATCGCAGTCTCGATAG
- a CDS encoding pentapeptide repeat-containing protein: MVDESSPLLPPAEESIEAETDTALEPEPESGRPTPEPTRQPGFLCASGRWWRSVCKGLPFYKENESRRYCVLHYPGKEKIADFKAALDGKLNNGDFDFRAVWFPEEVDFSDFEFSAAADFSSATFSAAAHFISATFCADADFNSATFSAAADFRSATFSAAAAFISTTFSAAADFNSATFSAAADFRSARFSAAADFNLSVFQARANFCRASFNDSIHFFGSATYRRLKDGASLAMALGKDPSLDFQHVRIEHPERMAFHTLNLRPHWFVNVDSREFVLTDVGWEWDRISIKQEIAALQSNKVSPSNRLLTIACRQLAENAEANNRYEEASNFRYWAMDLGRRTKWKGWSFWKTDWLHMLYWAVSGYGERIRNALGVLAAVWIVFVLLYTRVGFAQQPPKASHEGASSATAASMTIEDRIGQPLEFSRALTYSLAVMSLQKPEPKPLTGTAQTLVTLETILGPVQAALLALAIRRKFMR; the protein is encoded by the coding sequence ATGGTTGACGAGTCGTCTCCGCTGTTGCCGCCTGCGGAAGAATCCATCGAAGCGGAAACCGACACCGCACTCGAACCGGAACCTGAATCAGGCAGACCCACGCCCGAACCTACTCGACAGCCTGGCTTCCTTTGCGCCTCCGGAAGGTGGTGGCGTTCGGTCTGTAAGGGGCTTCCCTTCTACAAGGAGAATGAGAGCCGGCGGTATTGCGTGCTCCATTATCCGGGCAAAGAGAAGATCGCTGATTTCAAAGCGGCGCTCGATGGCAAACTGAACAACGGAGACTTTGATTTTCGGGCGGTGTGGTTTCCCGAAGAAGTTGATTTCAGCGACTTCGAGTTCAGTGCAGCTGCGGACTTCAGCTCTGCCACGTTCAGCGCCGCTGCGCACTTCATCTCGGCAACTTTCTGCGCGGATGCGGACTTCAACTCGGCCACGTTCAGCGCCGCTGCGGACTTCAGATCTGCCACGTTCAGCGCCGCTGCGGCCTTCATATCTACCACGTTCAGCGCTGCTGCGGACTTCAACTCGGCCACGTTCAGCGCTGCTGCGGACTTCAGATCTGCCAGGTTCAGCGCGGCTGCGGACTTCAACCTCTCAGTCTTTCAAGCTCGAGCTAATTTTTGTCGCGCCTCTTTCAATGACTCTATTCACTTCTTCGGGAGCGCAACCTATAGGCGATTGAAGGACGGCGCCAGCTTAGCGATGGCCCTTGGCAAAGATCCGTCGCTCGACTTTCAACACGTTCGGATTGAGCACCCCGAGCGTATGGCTTTCCATACGCTAAACCTCCGCCCCCACTGGTTCGTCAACGTCGACTCTCGCGAGTTTGTCTTAACCGACGTAGGCTGGGAGTGGGATCGCATCAGCATCAAACAAGAGATCGCCGCCCTTCAAAGCAACAAAGTTTCACCCTCGAACCGCCTTCTCACCATAGCGTGCCGCCAGCTAGCCGAAAACGCGGAGGCGAATAACCGCTACGAGGAAGCATCGAATTTCCGATACTGGGCTATGGACCTCGGGCGCCGGACCAAGTGGAAGGGCTGGTCGTTCTGGAAAACAGACTGGCTGCACATGCTGTACTGGGCGGTGAGCGGATACGGCGAGAGGATACGCAACGCGCTCGGAGTGCTTGCTGCTGTGTGGATCGTTTTTGTGCTGCTCTACACGCGCGTTGGCTTTGCGCAGCAACCGCCAAAGGCGTCGCATGAAGGCGCCTCGTCAGCGACGGCGGCGTCAATGACGATCGAAGACAGAATAGGGCAGCCCCTTGAATTCTCTCGCGCGCTCACATACAGCCTCGCGGTGATGAGCTTGCAGAAGCCTGAACCCAAGCCGCTCACCGGCACGGCGCAAACGCTCGTGACCCTTGAAACCATTCTCGGGCCCGTGCAAGCCGCGCTGCTCGCGCTCGCCATTCGACGCAAGTTCATGCGCTGA